From Xyrauchen texanus isolate HMW12.3.18 chromosome 15, RBS_HiC_50CHRs, whole genome shotgun sequence:
aaCTTCAATGGTTAAATCTATACTTTCAgaaggatatgataggtgtggatgagaaaacaTACAAATTtgggtccttttttttttttactgttaatctCCACTTTTATTTTTACGTCTGAAAGCCACatttggtgcctgtttagtttcactttcacatctgaacgtgaaagtggaggtttagagtaaaaaaaataacttcccacaatgtttatacttgtgactttgattaaGATGAGATCATGTTTTATGACCAGTTAATGCAGAAacccagctaattccaaagggttcacattcttcttgccactgtatattcaGAGCCACAAACTACATATTTTAGGTAAAAGGGTTTGCATCAGTGCTATTTAGAATTATGTAGAGAATTTCAGAAGCTAGAAATGTAATCTGCAGTTCTTCGTTGGCTTGACATTTTTATATGCATTTGTAGAGTAATTATTTCAGTCCACCTCTTTTTTGAGTTCAGCTAAATAAGTCAGTTTTCTGGTCTGTACCCCTCTCTAGTTATGTTTGAATCTTGCATGTTTAAATGCTCATTTTAGTTGAAGACCGCAGCACTGCAGTCGAAACTGAAGCTTCTTCCCAAAAGCCAGTTTCAGGAAGCACATCTGCAGCCCCTCCCATTGGCAGTGCTCATTCACCAATCACAGAGAAGGACAAGATGACTGACATGTTGCCTAGTAATCAGACATTGCCTGGAGAGAACTCCCCTTCTATACTGACTGGTATTTTGATATTGTAACCATACCAATGTTGTCAagtttttccatgaaacacactTTGGGTTCAATTGATTTTGTAAACATGCCATCATACAATACTTAAGTTACATACCTGGACATCTGAAAATATCAACAGtagatttttaaatattgtgatgttaatTTCATGTCACTGGCCTTAAATGTAAATTctaattaattttctttaattttatgTCTAGCTGCTGGTCAGAAAGTTCCGTCCAGGATGCCTAAAGCCAACAAACACACCAGAGAGCCTAGTATGAATGCTTCCATTCACTTGATTCCGatgttgcatttaaaaaataacaattttggTGTTTTTGTGACCTTGTCTTTTGAAGCTACAAGCATAAAAtatctttatatttaatttaaatgcaagctttttttcttcttcttcctcagTCATAAATACCAAGAAGTCTGATGACCCCACTGCTCCCAATGAGTCTCAAATAGACCTGGACCATAATAAATTTAAGTGTAAAGTCCCTGGCTGCTCTAAAGCATTCCGGAAAGCAAAGCTGCTGGACTATCACCTGAAGTACTATCATAACACAGAGAAAGAAATGGACACTGAGGTCTGCTCACCAGAGAGGGTGGGCCGCACCAGGGCTACTTCTGCATCCATGCCTACAAGCACCCTGTCTGATATAACAGACAACAAGAGACGCAGGACCGTCTCCACCTCTTCCTGTAAGTTTCtttatggatgtttttttttttttttcatcaaatgaaatggagtggtggtggtgtagtggtctaagcgcataactggtaatctggcaatcagaaggacactggttcgaaccccacagccaccaccattgtgtccttgagcaaggcacttaactccaggttgctccggggggattgtccctgtaataagtgctctgtaagtcgctttggataaaagcatctgccaaatgcataaatgtaaatgcaaatggcCATCAAATTTTTAGTAACTTGTTACACAAGCAGAATTACAGGGTGCTCTTCTATGTTGCATTTCAGCTCTGTCATCTCAGGGCTTCATGCTTCAAATGGACAGCACTGGCTATGTGAGGCCTCCTAAGTTCTTTAAGAAGAAACGTTCCTCTGCTTCGGTCAGTTCAGACAGTACAGAGGTGTCCCTACCACCTCCACCCTTTGAGAATCAACACGACAAGATTCTCAAGAAGGACAAGCACCTGGATGCAGGTGAGTTAATTCTGCAGATTGGAAGGATGGAGTAATTTGTAATTTGACTTTACCTGCGTTAATGGTTTAATTTCTCAGCAGGAATATGTATAAAGACTGAGCGGAAATTCAAACTACAGGAGAAATGTCAGTTGTTTGGTGTGTATACTCAATATTGTTTTCTCAAAGTTCACTTGCCTTAACCAGAAAGTTGCCATATCTTTCATTTCTTTCTCTTCCATAGTGAAAAAGAGAGATAAAGACAGGAGGGACAGAAAAGAGAAGGACCTTTTCAGAATTaaacagaagaaaaagaaaaaaaagaagaagaaaacgaAACAGCACTGTAAGTTCGTTTTCTATTTACTTATTTCTTTGGAGCACATTTACAGAAAACCAGAGGTTCATTGTTTTTTACCTATGTGCTCAGGTTATTCAGACCTGGAAGAGATGTCAATGGCTTACCTTGAGAGACCATCTTCCCAGCTACACCGTTCTTCCTCCAGTGCCTTCTCCAAGCACAGCACCTGCCAATACCCTCGTGCCATACTGTCTGTCGACCTCACCGGGGAGAGTGAGTCAGCAGTCCTCTTATAATGATTAAGTTGTCATAATAATTTACTTAACCAGAAATACTATATCAGCTACCAAATATTATAAATCTGCTGAAGGATGTAAAAGTTCTGCGCAGTTTAGCATTGATGTCTGAGCCTCACCTCATAACCTGTAGCTGTTTCCTTTGTCTATCTCAGACCTGTCAGACATTGACTTCCTGGAGGACTCGACCACTGAAAGTTTACTGTTCAGTGGAGATGAGTATAACCAGGAACTAGACTCTATCACAATGGAGGACTTCCAGGATGAAGATGATAATGGTGCTAATGAGATTGTCCGCTGTATCTGTGAGATGGATGAAGAAAATGGGTTCATGATTCAGGTAGGGTTACTATTAGCAATGATATTGAATGTACTCTTAAATCAGTTTTTATTCTGTCTATAGAAGCTTTTTCATGCAAGAGACATCTTAAGCCACATTGCTACTTTATCAGTCAACAAGGATATATAAATAGTGACAGTTTGCTTCCATCTGACATATTGTGAAATGGTTCTGAGTTTCTTTTCAGTGCCTGAATCGCTTTATTCTGAATCTGTTTTAGTGCAGTATTGTATATACCGGTAATAGattctgatatacatttttttcctaGTGTGAGGAGTGTATGTGCTGGCAGCACAGTGTGTGTATGGGACTTTTGGAGGATAGCATCCCCGACCAATACATCTGTTACATCTGCAGAGATCCCCCAGGTACATTTCTGTCTTTCATGGTTTGTCCTTCATTTTTATGCTTCCTAATGTATAAAGGACTGATGCCTGTTTCTTGGGTGGAAATCAAGGATGTAAATACAACATCGTTGTCTTGTTAATCTTAGGAAATCACTGACGAAAAAGTTTGTTGACaacgtttttgttttattttgtcaatgATATCTACTGCGAGATGGGGAAAAAAAGCATCatgatgatgatttaaaaaaatgtatgaaagcaAACTGTTGATTAAAATACgacaagaaaaaatatattgcaagatattaacaatgcAAGAAATAAACAGAAGAAACATCATCTAGTAAAACATctgtttatagaagaatattttatatatggaTTCATCTAATccaataattcagtatattggGGATTTCCCCATTGAGCTGAACACTGGCAAAATGAACGGCTTAAAAATAggttaattacctcactcaaacacatcctatTAATTCAAGAGATgaatcactatatccacaacTCGTATGTAATATtgcaacttacatctgcacagaccaTGAGGTGAATGAAAAGGTGAACTTGAAATCGCACACTAGTCATATGCATAACTTGCGTTGCGTACCTTGATTTGTGAATATGcagtttccattaaaaaaaaaaatgcttcatgcAATATTCTAAACTGGTtgaacatggatttttttttctaaaagtttGAATAGTTGATTTAAACTTTTGTCTGTTACAGTGGTCTGATacacatttgtcatttttcacattataaactaaattataaatatattattttagttgactaaaattatatgccattttagtcaaagtaaaaatgactaaaataaatgtttgaatgaaaTATTGACTAATTTTAAAGGACACTGCACCAAATTCCCATCAGTGCCAATATATTTGTGCTTCAAGGTTATTATCAGGCTGACTTTTTTGTATATTTCTCAGGTCAGAGGTGGAGTGCTAAATACCGTCATGATAAAGACTGGCTCCAAAAGGGTCACATGTATGGCCTATCCTTTCTCACAGAGAACTACTCTCATCAGAATGCCAAGAAGATTGTAACCACTCACCAGCTACTGGCTGATGTTTACAGTGTTAAAAGCCTTCTCCATGGCCTTCAGCTCAAGATGGACATCTTACAGTAAGAGCTACTGTGCCCTTCCAAAAGCCCACCAAATTTTAAACATTCTACCAacaaatctttctctctctccatacaTACCCCTTGAGGTGGCATTATGGAAAATACTGCAGTTGTAATTTGTCTCTTTGATATCCATAGAAATATTAAATGAGAAAAATTACCAAAAGGAATGTTGCCAAAGAGGGTGGAGACCAATCTTTTCTTCCCTTcacctatttttatttttcatttatcttttGATTTGTCTAACAATGGTTGTGCTTTGAATTGAGATTTTATGTTTTCCAGTGCTGTCAGACTTTGCCAGAACAATGCAAATGCACTTCTCATGTTTTCTCAGGAACAAACATAACCCAAGTTTGCACTTATGGGCTCGGTCTTGGGTGAACTCTGATGAAGACCAGCCTATGGGTGGTGTTCCAGACTTCCTACATTTTAAAGAGCACCTCAACCAGAACTTAAACCCAGAAACCTATATCACCAGCGAGCACAGCTACCAGAAACCTCCTGGAACAGGCCTTGAACATCCTCAAAGGGATGAGCAGGGAAACCAAACACCCTCACAAaccacacaatttaatgtaaaggAAGAAGAGGTAACCAAAGAAAAAATCTCAATCAAATCAGTATCACAGTGTATACAGAGAGTTTGAAATGAATTACGTGATTATTTTTTATGTAGGTAAGCAGTGCCATTGCACTGACTAGCTGTGGAAATGACAGCAACCTGAGGTCCACGGAACAGGCCAGGAACTGCCTGCAGTGGCAGATGAACCTGCTTACACACATAGAAGACATTCAGAACCAGCTCTCGGGCCGCATGGACCTCATCGAGAAAGAGCTTGATGGTAGGAAGGAAACTGTAAACCTCTAGAATTGTGTCATGTTGTTAAATTGATATGTTTAATGAATGTGTTTCCTAAATGGAGCATTTAGTTTATCATTTCTTTAGAAAACCTGCATCTATTGTAGTGTGATTCTAGACACGTTAAGCCATGTTTCGTGTGCAAGATGCAAGGCCAAATCTCACCTGTATTGTTTCCTGATCCTATTTCGTCTTCTCCCATTATTTCTTGTCATCTCTTAAATTTCACTATCAATAAAATGGCAAaagcccacacacacaaaaagtaaaataaatattaaaacctTGAATGTTTAACTGCTCTGGGAACCGTCAGTATCAATAGAGAACAGTTGAGGGACCCCATTTTTTAATTCTGCCATGGCTATCCTAGAACAATCACATGAGAACCACCTCTTtgggaatgtatttttatttgatgATTTAGTAGGTGATTATGATTAGATAGTTGAATACTTTCATATTTGATGTCCATCTCTCTCCCTTCTGTGTTTTTAAATGAAGTGCTGGAGAGTTGGTTGGACTTCACAGGTGAATTGGAGCCTCCTGATCCCCTGGCCCGTCTCCCACAGCTCAAGTGCCGGATCAAACAACTTCTGACGGACCTGGGAAAAGTACAGCAGATGAGCACCATCTGCTCTTTGTGATGCACCTATACAACACACATTACAGTGTGTGCTCTGTGCTTCTATCACCATCTTCTGTTTCTAAACACACATGCTCTACAAGTTTGAGGAGATGCATTCATTAAGATGCTCCTATTCAGTAGATGTGTGAGTAACGCGGGACTTAGAAGAGAACAAAAGAGGAAAATGATGTGCTTGGCAATGGACTATTTTACAATGCTTGCCACCACAAAGTTTGAGTTAAAGGAACATTCACGCATTATGAATGTGTGGAACAGGAAGATGCAAGTGCATACATGCCTAGTCCAAATTAACATATTATCTGATTAGTTGTCCATCAAAATAGAAAGGTCACTTTGGCAGATTAATTCTTTTAAATGTTAACGGAAAgaaaatgtctatttttaaaaTGACTGAAGAGATTGCATCACACTAATGGCAGGTTAGCCGGATAGCGGGTTATTTTAGAGTTCATTACAGTTTTggtgtaaaaaatgtaatactaAAAGCTTCGGCCACTCAAAAGGGGAATGGTCTCTGAAGTGCCAAAAAACAGACCAATGTGGTCCATTTTTTCAGACATAATAAATTGAGTTCAAGATTTAAATGTTATTGAAATGTTACTTTTTAGTCCAGGTTTAGGCTCATTTGTGGTCTGATACACTGGTACTACAGGTTCACAATGACAGCAGACATTTCTTCGAAAATTGTTTTGATACAATAATTCATGGCAAATACTTGCTTTCTCTGCAGTCTTGATGGTTGCTGTAGTAAGTGGCAAGAAAACTAGCTACTCTTACAGCGGGTTATCCCATTAGTCCAGAGATAGGGCACTCTTCTCACTAAGGTCTGTTTATCATGTTGATACTTTGAGTTGCCGTTGAGTAAGCTAATCCTGAGATGGATATAAATTCATATAACAGATTAATTTAGTTCTGTTTTTTtctggggtggggtggggggaggGGTGTAAATACAGTTTTATAACTGTAAGAAGACACAAAAACTAAGGCATAAGAAGACAATACTTGAAAATGCCTGTTTAATCTCAATTTATATTCATCTGTAAAGAAGTGTTTTAGATTTAGATATAAAACTTGAAGTTTCTTTTGAGATACCAGCTGTACATTAAAGAGTTTATTTAAAGACATGATGTAAGTATCTGTATGTacaacttcattaaaaaaaatactctacaagtTGTGTGTACGGTGGTTAATTTTTAGgcgccaagcactgaaagtgtatGCACCTATTGTGTTTTGTTAGTGTtcttattaggggttcaagcccaaagGGCTAGAAATGCTATTGTTAGGGGCAAAGCAGCGAAGCTACTGGAACTCTATTGtaattgtactgattttcttctttttttttttttcaaccttgTGTCTGGGTGTCAGAGACCCTAAGTCGTggagacaccaaacttggcagTGTGATCCCAAATCCCCCTCACTGCTcagacacacaaatgcacacccaTCTAACCAAATTTGGCGCTATAATAAACACTTCAGTTTTGACTCATATCTTTGCAACTGTAAGGGCTAGAATCAAAATTCTTTTTTCCTCTTCCTTGAGTTAAGCCCCACAAAAACCTACATATTTTCAAACTCCTAGGCCTTTAGTCCAATCAGCACGCAATTTGGTGTAAATCATCTACACACAccctgacaaaaagttatcaaaagaatTTAGATACGTCACATCGTTCCGAAGATATTAACAATAAAATTCAGTCAGTTTAACGTAGTTTGAGTAATTGATCAATATCTACTCATCGTAAACTCCAAATGTAACCAAACTCGGTGCATATAGTCAACAGGACGTTTAGAAGATGGCAACAACATTTCTTACAATtccacccctagggggcgctacaacaacaaaaaaattgcatAATGTTTCAGCCATTTGAAtgacaaagttcaaattaaatattcatcttctttggttcaaatgctaacatatttaatgtatttgacaaaataaatcggccaatcaaatttcagcaccttATAATTCGTATTAGGAATGGTCGAGCAGGGTATCTACactaatgcagagtttacactacacgattttaagcccgattttccctcgaccgacagttttgtggagagcACCGACAAAAGCACGAAATTGTTGGCAAATCAGAGGTTGCTGCCATGAGcgaagatcgcaatgtatgaattatcaaagacacgAATTGAGAGAAGTGCAGATGCATCACCGATGTCAGCGACATATCTAGGATGTGAAATATCTgtacctgtctgcgattccaaatcgtgctgtttatatatatatatatatgttttgactgaatactaCTGCAGCGTTgtcctacagccaatgagagcaagaaacagggcacgggaagtttcagtgggaggagtacTGATGttcctgcaacagaacatcaactagcatggctgatGTATCaggaaagtctcattggaccgaagaaatggaggaaaaattagtggaacagTGGCAGGAGAACCAGTgcctattttatgtttcatctgaactgtaccacaactggCTGGAGAAAGAGAagggttggagagaaattgcaaattctcttggtcagtcaggtaagcaaataggttgatttttcagtaggaaaaatttttcatattgtaaccaatcaaatatatgatgcctttaggcggTTTTCGTATCTAGTATCACTTTTCGCATGTACTatgttgtgaaacataatttgtgAGTCCAGGCATAGTCGTCAGGGATTCATTAATAGTGAAATGTGTTGTTATGCATTCACACCTGTCATCGATTTGTTTtgtaatttgaaaactctacgacttccatgacaagacagacagttgtgtaatatgaacggtaccacgatccgacatctttgaaatcGGTGTAGTGTGCGGAAGACGCCGCATATCAAATGTTGTGACAATCGGCCACACGGTGGCACTATAATTAGCTAATTAGTGTTTTTGCTAATTACGCCAGAACCATATAgggtacaataaatatttgtagctTCTCTAAATCATGGTCACTTGAATTTTCATTTCTGCAAGAAACCTCTCCGATTTGTATTTATttcgaaaaaatattttttgaataaataaaatactatacTAGAATACTATATTTCTGAGTTCATCCTAGGCCGTTTGCCTGATTCTCATGAAAATTGGTATACATAATttacagaccctcctgacaaaaagttatcaaaatattttttttacatcttacTGTTCTGAAGATATAAGCAAGAATGTCCTGGGCAGTGGCCTATTATGACTAATTAGCCTGTATGTTGTGAGCACAATTTTCAAACGTAACAAAACttggggcctgggttgctcagcgagtattgatgctgactaccacccctgtagttgcgagttcgaatccagggtgtgctgagtaactccagccaggtctctaaagcaaccaaattggcatggttgcttgggagggtagagtcacatggggtaacctcctcatggtcactttAATATATGGTCctagctctcggtggggcatgtggcgagttgtgcgtggatgccgctaagaatagcgtgaagcctacatgccctatgtctccatggtaatgtgCACAACAATCcaaaagatgcgtggattgacggtctcagacatggaggcaactgagattcgtcctacgccaccacgaggacttcaggtgcgtacacactgccagcgactttatcgctgcaggtcgccagtggctggcggtgaagtcgctagtgggtgttcccactactggttgcctagtaacgtttataaatgacattcacggatgccactccattgctgttgacagcgaatctcttttcttgccactaaaaacaaacattttggagggaaaagactaaatataaatggaatcagtacataaaatgctttatatcaaagatgaatgagaaacaaggcatgctgtttgccatagcggctgtttatctgcggcgaaaatgggtccataaaatccccgcaatctcagatacacctttcacgcagtatttttcttaaaaatgtccttgtacgtgggaagagacatatagagcactggaacatttctaacagcaagaattagcctttcatccacctttccgttactgcaggagctgagagagtgagaaaggatcacgtgagctctcccgtcttctctcctattggctgtcgcttccgttagtcgctccaaagttgaacttttctcaactttgtcgcgtcgctggacacacccacatctagcgacagctcgtgtcgccggaagttgctgtgctcgcattgaaaatgaatggtattgagtcgctggcGCGCGTGATGCCGCTGGCGGTGTGTACGCACCTCTAGAGTGCATTCggaatgggcattccaaattggggagaaaagaggggaAAAATCTTTGTACACATAGACAAGAGAACACTCTGAGGTAACATACTGAGTTTCCTTCATTTTATACTCTAGGGGGCGCTATAACTTAAGAAACTCCTAATTGTGCAACTGTGCTCAAAGCAGTTGAATTAACTCCTGAAATGTATagtataaaaatatgtttttaatttctgTGAATCCATCAGTGCCTACAAATCATATGGGCACATGAATTAccatttcagcaaaaaaaaacttttctacaattttgataatttttttaaactacctgtaataattaattttaatttattgctGCTTGTTATTTTTAATCATGCAGACcaaaccatcataaatacaataagttaaaaataaacaatatttccaCCTTCCTACTAAGAAAAGTGTGATGGCACACCACATAATGTCAGACCTCCAACTTGGAAATTCCTagaaaaattagaaaatattgcaCACAACTTTTGCCAAGACGCAGAGGCCTTTTGTGACATTACAAAACCAGAAAGATGCACATCTTTCATACCAAGTACAAACTTGGTACTACACCTTGACTTTTGTTAAAATACCACTCTGTGAGGCAGAGATTCTGCATTACATGATGATCAcacttgtttaacaaacatttgCAAAGACATGTTCTAATCATGCTACAATGTACTCATTCTATGAGCACCTGGAACGCAAATGTGAGCATTGCAGCATAATTTATAATATGGTTGCTTTAAAATGTCTCTAATAACAGTTAGACCAGTCTGTTATCATTAAATACAGGGTACTTTGTACAACAGTACTTGTCTATTGTTAACCAATTgttcatttttgcattttatgaTCATTCATATGCACTTAAATGTCCTAAGTGGCTTGAACCACAATAATCgcagcttgcagctatatttattattattattattctccaaTTAAACTGATCGTGCAGAACAAACCGCAAGGCCTAGAGACATGAAACTTTGTGGAATGGTAGTAGTCACACAACTTAGACATACACATGTTCTATCCCCTATTGGCTAATAGGAAGCAAATGCAAAAACGTTTTGGGCCATAACTCTGCAACCAAAAGGGCtagaatcaaaatattttttttctgctgaatcCTCGAGAAGGTATCTCAGATTTCCTTTCCatctttaatttttttgaaaaaatcCTTTAACAAACTCCTCTTACTACGTTAGTCCGATCAGCACGCAATTTGGTATACATAATTTACAGACCCTCCTGACCAAAATGTATCAAAGTAATTGCGATTCCTAAACTTGTTCAGAAGATATTTACAATACAGATTTACAATTCCTTCTGTCTAAATCTATTTGAGTAATTGATCAATATGTACTCAACGCAAACTCCCAGCATAGGTATGCATAGTCAACAGGATGTTTAGATGTCAGAAAAGTTTCGTACAATTATGAATTACactaattacaatttaaaaggcaCCAATACCATAAACATAAGGTAATATGTTTCTTTCTAAGAATATTTCTattctttatttttctatttatttgacATCCatgactatttatcaaaacagaccatttaaaatattttttattgtgcgACTGTTGAGCACAGAAACAATGGGCTgtttttttcatgcttttattttgttataatacTTTTGCTTGCACTTTAAGCAACACATTAATCACGTAGTAACAcacaaatgtaattactgatgtATAAAGTAAATCTGAACACAATTGGTCAAAAAGACATATTATCTAATTTTCATGGTATTGGTGTCTTTTAATAGTTGTGCCTATATTTCTGTGACTGCTGTCTTAAGATTCCATGCCGAGTACACTGATACTCAATTTGCCACAACTAGCCATACTTCCTGTATatcattttgaatttaattgaaaacctaAGTTTTCAAACACATCCTAGGCCATAAGTCCAATTCACTCGAAATTTGTCATTGTCATCTATGgacattcataaaaaaatgtatcacaattTTTTGATAGACAAAACGGTTCTTGAACAGCACTTCAACAAATTAGATGGCAAGATGCCAAAAAGCATCAGAGGCTGTATTTCGGTAATGCTTTACTGTATTGATATAGAATTTTGTGTTTCTCATTGGCATCAAACCCTGAAAGCACCACACAAATTCGATGAAAGTGCCAACTATTTGTCAAAAAGTTGTcatgaaatattttgttttataaccatttctatttatttatttttacagcttTCCTCAAAATCATTATCAGAAATGTCCAGTCATATTTTTCCTAGACTGTTTGCCTGATTGGCACAGAATTTGGAATACATCATCTACAGAACCCCCTAACTAAAATTTGTTTCAATAATTTCAATAagttaaaaatgttccaaaaataTTAGTGAAAATGTTCCTTCGGTTGAATGTGATTTGAGTAATGATCAATATCTACTCAAAGCACAAACTTGGTTTAAGTAGTCAGGAGAACAATTTGAATATATATGCAATGTCTCGTACAATTGTACCACTAAAACTAAAATACTGTTGTAACTTCGCAGCCGTTTGAGTGACAAATAcatcttctttggttcaagtgctaacatattcttaaaaaaataggtTTGACAAATCAGCAAATATGAACAATCAAATTTCATGAATGTCATGAAACTGTACACAATCAGGCTGTCTACAAgtgatatatacatttttgtgataatcgtCCACACTGTGGCACTATAATTAGCTATTTCACGTTTTTGCAAATATCTCCAGAACTGTATGGGCTAGAATAAAATTCTAAAGCGTTTCTGAATCCATCAGTGCCCAATATAATATGGTCACAAACATATCCATGTCCTCAACAAACTTTCTATGTCTTGTTTGAAAAGCCTACTTTTACAAACCCATCCTAGGCTTTGCAAAACGTAATATGCATCATCaacagaccctcctgacaaaaattaGCTCAAAGAATGTCAAATCATTCCAAAGATATAAACAAATATGTTTGGTGGCGTGGCATGTGGTGACTATTTAGCCTGTATCTTGTTATTGCAAttttcaaacttaacaaaatTTGTACATGTGGACAAAAGAACATTCTGAGGTACCACATGCCATGTTTCGTTCATTTGTTATTCTAGGGGCACGGTAATTTAAGAAAATCCTAATTTTTCAACTGCTCAAAGCAATTGAAATGTCACATCAAAATAGCTGTGTCCACAGCATTCGCTGGATCTTTTCTgtcaaattgtattattttggtCATCTCACCAGTATGTGCTTGGCCCCCAACAATTTGtgttttgatataaaaaacataaaacaacagtGCTGGACAGCTATGACAGTGCACATCTTTGCCATGGTATATAAGACACAGCAgttttgtggtgttttttttaaGGAGAGTTCTTGCATCCTAGAGAAGATGCAGAACATGGGACAGATGAAGCTATTTGTGTTACTGCAACACTGCTTAACATCCACTGTTTGACATGTGGCAGGGTTTCAGTTAAGAAGATCTTTGAACTGTTCTTAGGTAACAGGTGACTATAGCCTGCAATTTATCAGTTGATTTTCAatagtacattt
This genomic window contains:
- the LOC127655519 gene encoding PHD finger protein 20-like protein 1 isoform X5, whose translation is MSKKPPNRPGITFEVGARVEAQDYLQKWYPSRIEKIDYNEGKMLVHFDRWSHRFDEWILWDSNRLRPLERPTLRKEGVKEEEMSERLSEMRPSRLRELPGSTESTEDQKDLSQQRQVLRDGEEVLARWTDCRYYPAKIESFNKEGSYTVQFYDGVIRCVKRIHIKSMPEDAKGQQDWIALVKAATAAAKSKGENRPRTSANSNKDREDKKEQRSDEELDNEEDEDTESEKLADLESEGENSKPAAEEVESTAMKRRTKRQGSLCSSKRTRLNKGTGCPDNEPESKTEPKELPMTSQQKVSGAEASLPEERPQSARAQKAPATLSTPSPCKSRSRRLKHDSGESTSSSQNTATAPEPIPSPISTHTLPDSTHTAPPNSPQRRRRSQRLAASSDQTCPTSPHMRDSISHTPPPDSSQKTVEDRSTAVETEASSQKPVSGSTSAAPPIGSAHSPITEKDKMTDMLPSNQTLPGENSPSILTAAGQKVPSRMPKANKHTREPIINTKKSDDPTAPNESQIDLDHNKFKCKVPGCSKAFRKAKLLDYHLKYYHNTEKEMDTEVCSPERVGRTRATSASMPTSTLSDITDNKRRRTVSTSSSLSSQGFMLQMDSTGYVRPPKFFKKKRSSASVSSDSTEVSLPPPPFENQHDKILKKDKHLDAGICIKTERKFKLQEKCQLFVKKRDKDRRDRKEKDLFRIKQKKKKKKKKKTKQHCYSDLEEMSMAYLERPSSQLHRSSSSAFSKHSTCQYPRAILSVDLTGENLSDIDFLEDSTTESLLFSGDEYNQELDSITMEDFQDEDDNGANEIVRCICEMDEENGFMIQCEECMCWQHSVCMGLLEDSIPDQYICYICRDPPGQRWSAKYRHDKDWLQKGHMYGLSFLTENYSHQNAKKIVTTHQLLADVYSVKSLLHGLQLKMDILQNKHNPSLHLWARSWVNSDEDQPMGGVPDFLHFKEHLNQNLNPETYITSEHSYQKPPGTGLEHPQRDEQGNQTPSQTTQFNVKEEEVSSAIALTSCGNDSNLRSTEQARNCLQWQMNLLTHIEDIQNQLSGRMDLIEKELDVLESWLDFTGELEPPDPLARLPQLKCRIKQLLTDLGKVQQMSTICSL